Proteins from one Comamonas flocculans genomic window:
- a CDS encoding SbcC/MukB-like Walker B domain-containing protein, producing the protein MKIAKLLTWHWGSLEDREWPFADAVLLTGESGSGKSTLLDAIQTVLTAAHQHVVQFNIGQDESTQSRRGGKEPRTLAAYALGQQADGVFLRSRSTSYAGIVFEASEQAGEQAEPFTALVGVEAFEDGRRAVLQGTPQFFIVRRALSLDHLARRAGEALTASPLPLKELYVQLQHRLQAHADKAAAVVQRFPDKGGYLQHLYGALMGKTAVGEHDATRAAKSLVKAMAYKELGNVNDLVRNEILEPHDFSKDLDKMRELMRSIASLKLEAERLALNLERLDTAQASADQVIDEARRFVTTTIAHALRTRSEARDELASVQRQIATQDRKQAQLQEKLASLEAQETQLREQLRGVDKRLDDSDVAREKQALENQIRLQADQFRLHWGRVQEAARGIGGMAAQLEQLLALDLSAVPALAAAVQALRPAAQYVLKPWPAMAQAYARDARLDVVLPAFELEAFDTQLASLRQGLHDGEASVQGAVLQALTDVGVQLNQLKDDTEQRDAELRRLQSGRAQGPKDAHDAVALIEREIPSARPHLLAQLVEPRPGTRWQNAIEGYMGGDRFAIIVEAGMEARCARLVKQHYRVRSPKVVQGRKAMEDTEGRQLEARAVLHELICQHPVGHAFLMAQYGRVRKVDTEEELARTPQGLMEEGLGSRGYGMFACRAPDGELAFGEGARQRRRQWCEDELKRLAQETSALQALRQSLLAITRMFNGPVFTPLTPLLLAVLESQSQHAHAEQAFKALDLSAIEELLAEQKGLKARISSVTGQRDEELKQVGATDKELVELRRREKTLAERLPDLDIACTNATVWASRFAGAVPTLTTEPQLLDEAQALAAEPETSLDALRHRVQSLREGLPRTLRELAQAVGAYLSGARDDSERFAWIDPPRNVDCLEELLPLVERSRTAIAEQAQRQRAIGLADNARALRDAEGQFNHVFTSSFCFKVRDDVKQGALTLQRLNRHLQDIRFGSDTFRLEWDWVPRMQKVQDFFEAVESAVEGLEHDRGSIFTSPRLTDEQRATAEEIRRLLLANDQGASERALRELADYRNYRRYDILRTSAVGTTRLSTWGTGSGGELETPFYVVRSAVLAHALGHFGRDRREAPALRLMLSDEAFSKMDETRSRNVLQFLSQTLGLQLIVAMPTSKSGAVKPEFDKEFTFSKVMARRDGQELFISEAQEKTLNRPALTRLWDAHAEQAREAARAQWIAQQAQEQIPGPTAEDARASLAERRLSP; encoded by the coding sequence ATGAAGATCGCCAAGCTGCTGACCTGGCATTGGGGTTCGCTGGAAGACCGCGAATGGCCCTTCGCCGACGCCGTGTTGCTGACGGGTGAATCGGGCTCGGGCAAATCCACGCTGCTCGATGCCATCCAGACCGTGTTGACGGCCGCGCACCAGCATGTGGTGCAGTTCAACATCGGCCAGGACGAATCCACGCAGAGTCGGCGTGGCGGCAAGGAGCCGCGCACCTTGGCCGCCTACGCCCTCGGCCAGCAGGCCGACGGTGTGTTCCTGCGCAGCCGATCGACCAGCTACGCAGGCATCGTTTTCGAAGCTTCCGAACAGGCAGGCGAGCAGGCCGAGCCTTTCACGGCATTGGTGGGCGTGGAGGCTTTCGAGGACGGCCGGCGCGCCGTCCTCCAGGGCACGCCACAGTTTTTCATCGTGCGCCGGGCGCTGTCCCTGGACCATCTGGCACGCCGGGCGGGCGAGGCGCTCACCGCGTCGCCATTGCCACTGAAGGAACTGTATGTGCAACTTCAGCACCGCTTGCAGGCCCATGCCGACAAAGCCGCTGCTGTGGTGCAGCGCTTCCCCGACAAGGGCGGCTACCTGCAGCATCTCTATGGCGCGTTGATGGGCAAGACGGCGGTAGGCGAACACGATGCCACGCGCGCGGCCAAGTCGCTCGTCAAGGCCATGGCCTACAAGGAACTGGGCAACGTCAACGACCTGGTGCGCAACGAGATCCTGGAACCGCACGATTTCAGCAAAGACCTCGACAAGATGCGTGAGCTGATGCGCTCCATCGCCAGCCTCAAGCTGGAGGCCGAGCGCCTGGCGTTGAATCTGGAGCGGCTCGACACCGCGCAGGCCAGTGCGGACCAGGTCATTGATGAGGCGCGGCGATTCGTCACCACCACCATCGCCCATGCCCTGCGCACGCGCAGCGAGGCGCGCGATGAACTGGCCTCGGTGCAACGCCAGATCGCCACGCAGGACAGGAAGCAGGCACAGCTGCAGGAGAAGCTGGCCTCGCTCGAAGCGCAGGAGACCCAGTTGCGCGAACAATTGCGCGGAGTAGACAAGCGCCTGGACGACAGCGACGTGGCACGCGAGAAGCAGGCGCTGGAAAACCAGATCCGGCTGCAGGCCGACCAGTTCCGTCTGCACTGGGGCCGCGTGCAGGAGGCCGCGCGCGGCATTGGTGGCATGGCCGCGCAACTCGAACAACTGCTGGCACTGGATCTGTCGGCCGTACCGGCGCTGGCTGCTGCGGTACAAGCCTTGCGCCCCGCCGCGCAGTATGTGCTCAAGCCCTGGCCGGCCATGGCCCAGGCCTATGCGCGCGATGCGAGGCTGGACGTGGTGCTGCCCGCCTTCGAGCTGGAAGCTTTTGACACGCAACTGGCCAGCCTGCGCCAGGGCCTGCACGACGGCGAGGCCTCGGTGCAAGGCGCGGTGCTGCAGGCCTTGACCGACGTGGGGGTGCAGCTGAACCAGTTGAAGGATGACACCGAACAGCGCGATGCCGAACTGCGCCGCTTGCAGTCCGGCCGAGCCCAAGGCCCGAAGGATGCACATGATGCGGTGGCTCTGATCGAGCGTGAGATTCCTTCAGCCCGTCCCCACCTGCTGGCGCAACTGGTGGAGCCGCGCCCTGGCACCCGCTGGCAAAACGCCATCGAGGGATACATGGGCGGCGACCGCTTCGCCATCATCGTGGAAGCAGGCATGGAGGCGCGTTGCGCACGGCTGGTCAAACAGCACTACCGCGTGCGCTCGCCCAAGGTCGTGCAGGGCCGCAAGGCGATGGAGGACACCGAAGGTCGCCAGTTGGAGGCCCGGGCCGTGCTGCACGAACTGATCTGCCAGCACCCTGTGGGTCATGCCTTCCTGATGGCGCAGTACGGCCGCGTGCGCAAGGTGGACACCGAAGAAGAGTTGGCGCGCACCCCACAGGGGCTGATGGAGGAAGGTCTGGGCAGCCGGGGCTATGGCATGTTTGCCTGCCGCGCACCCGATGGCGAACTGGCTTTTGGCGAAGGCGCGCGCCAGCGGCGCCGGCAATGGTGTGAGGACGAACTCAAACGTCTGGCACAAGAGACGAGTGCACTGCAAGCGCTGCGCCAGTCGCTGCTCGCGATCACCCGCATGTTCAACGGCCCCGTGTTCACGCCGCTGACGCCCTTGCTGCTCGCCGTGTTGGAAAGCCAGTCCCAGCATGCCCACGCCGAACAAGCTTTCAAGGCGCTGGACCTGTCGGCCATCGAAGAGTTGCTGGCCGAGCAGAAAGGTTTGAAGGCTCGCATCAGCAGCGTCACAGGGCAGCGCGACGAAGAGCTGAAGCAGGTCGGTGCCACAGACAAGGAACTGGTGGAGCTGCGCCGCCGCGAGAAAACCCTCGCGGAGCGCCTGCCCGATCTCGACATCGCCTGCACCAACGCCACGGTCTGGGCCTCGCGCTTCGCGGGTGCCGTGCCCACCCTGACCACCGAGCCCCAATTGCTGGACGAGGCCCAGGCCCTGGCGGCCGAGCCGGAAACCAGCCTGGACGCCCTGCGCCATCGCGTGCAGAGCCTGCGCGAAGGCCTGCCCCGCACCCTGCGCGAACTGGCCCAGGCCGTGGGCGCTTACTTGTCCGGCGCGCGCGACGACAGCGAGCGCTTCGCGTGGATCGACCCGCCCCGCAATGTCGATTGCCTCGAAGAACTGCTGCCCTTGGTCGAACGCAGCCGCACCGCCATTGCCGAGCAGGCCCAGCGCCAGCGCGCCATCGGCCTGGCGGACAACGCGCGCGCCCTGCGCGACGCAGAAGGCCAGTTCAACCACGTCTTCACCAGCAGCTTCTGCTTCAAGGTGCGCGACGATGTCAAGCAGGGCGCGCTGACACTACAGCGGCTCAACCGCCACCTGCAAGACATCCGCTTCGGCAGCGACACCTTCAGGCTGGAATGGGACTGGGTGCCGCGCATGCAGAAAGTGCAGGATTTCTTCGAGGCGGTGGAAAGCGCTGTCGAAGGACTGGAGCATGACCGCGGCTCCATCTTCACATCGCCTCGGCTCACCGACGAGCAGCGTGCCACCGCGGAAGAAATCCGCCGCCTGCTGCTGGCCAACGACCAGGGTGCCAGCGAACGCGCGTTGCGCGAACTGGCCGACTACCGCAACTACCGGCGCTACGACATCCTGCGCACCAGCGCAGTGGGTACCACGCGGCTATCGACCTGGGGCACGGGTTCTGGGGGTGAACTGGAAACGCCGTTCTACGTCGTGCGTTCGGCCGTGCTGGCCCATGCGCTCGGGCACTTCGGGCGCGACCGCCGCGAGGCGCCCGCCCTGCGGTTGATGCTCAGCGACGAGGCGTTCTCCAAGATGGACGAAACGCGCTCGCGCAACGTGCTGCAGTTCCTGTCGCAGACGCTGGGGCTGCAACTCATTGTGGCCATGCCCACGTCCAAGTCGGGCGCGGTCAAACCCGAGTTCGACAAGGAGTTCACTTTCTCCAAGGTGATGGCCCGGCGCGATGGTCAGGAACTGTTCATCAGCGAAGCGCAGGAGAAAACGCTCAACCGCCCGGCCCTGACCCGGCTGTGGGACGCGCATGCCGAGCAGGCCCGCGAGGCCGCACGCGCCCAGTGGATCGCGCAACAGGCCCAAGAACAGATCCCAGGTCCGACGGCCGAAGATGCCCGCGCAAGCCTGGCTGAACGCAGGCTCTCGCCCTGA
- a CDS encoding Wadjet anti-phage system protein JetA family protein, with protein sequence MMFFAPPREHFFRPLTHDNRELCAAVLRALHERVHGANADYAEVLTRELVLEVIQHALANPALRGLAFEAGQTVRAEEERAYASDLLRKLKEHGWLEDYRDPIDLRPTLKLSRAGKAFSETFANLDDSRAKTRQRNMRSARKALAAFIATRDADELLDAHEFASRVVQDLQDDIEYFRHLIQSLTREALAQKVAWNEFNDFIEKRFAREYAVRLVADSAERHRGQINEALEDVRALDGEQRAGVDAHLLQRAPWLEQTAQGRSPMLWLADRIESMVDAACGLKLPMLRSEMNNYVRRFTSLLRQALSLDYGAESPLGRTMAWLKEQPDPAREGLLDVLARRLATAEIRLPGGVLRWTVRDRESEAVAQAPLVVDETSRLNALLRRAEAEAFTFSDQQVLQGLLPHLQGGPITLAALPVDTAEDAVRVLHAVGAARSAEGRRLIQARKMAGQVSTTYFQADDYELRVEPQDGMDMPSSRAGGADRRH encoded by the coding sequence ATGATGTTCTTTGCCCCGCCCCGCGAGCACTTCTTTCGCCCTCTCACGCATGACAACCGAGAGTTGTGCGCCGCTGTATTGCGCGCTCTGCACGAGCGCGTGCACGGAGCCAACGCCGACTATGCCGAGGTGCTGACCCGCGAGCTGGTGCTGGAGGTGATCCAGCATGCGCTGGCCAACCCCGCGCTGCGGGGTCTGGCCTTTGAGGCCGGGCAGACCGTGCGCGCCGAGGAAGAGCGTGCGTACGCCAGCGACCTGCTGCGCAAGCTCAAGGAGCATGGCTGGCTGGAAGACTATCGCGACCCCATTGACCTGCGGCCCACCCTCAAGCTCAGCCGCGCAGGCAAGGCCTTCAGCGAAACCTTCGCCAACCTCGACGACTCGCGCGCCAAGACCCGCCAGCGCAACATGCGCTCGGCCCGCAAGGCCCTGGCGGCCTTTATCGCCACCCGAGATGCCGACGAGCTGTTGGACGCCCACGAGTTCGCCAGCCGCGTGGTGCAGGATCTGCAGGACGACATCGAATACTTCCGCCACTTGATCCAGAGCCTGACGCGCGAGGCGCTGGCGCAGAAGGTGGCCTGGAACGAGTTCAATGATTTCATCGAGAAGCGCTTCGCGCGCGAGTACGCCGTGCGCCTGGTGGCCGACTCGGCCGAGCGCCATCGCGGCCAGATCAACGAAGCATTGGAAGATGTGCGCGCACTCGACGGCGAGCAACGCGCCGGCGTAGATGCCCATCTGCTGCAGCGCGCACCCTGGCTGGAACAGACGGCGCAGGGCCGCAGCCCGATGCTGTGGCTCGCTGACCGCATCGAGAGCATGGTCGATGCTGCCTGCGGCCTGAAGCTGCCCATGCTGCGTTCGGAGATGAACAACTACGTGCGCCGCTTCACCAGCCTGCTGCGACAGGCGCTGTCCCTGGACTATGGCGCCGAGTCCCCGCTGGGCCGCACCATGGCGTGGCTGAAGGAGCAGCCAGATCCCGCCCGTGAAGGACTGCTCGACGTTTTGGCCCGCCGCCTGGCCACCGCCGAGATTCGCCTGCCCGGTGGCGTGCTGCGTTGGACGGTGCGCGATCGCGAATCAGAGGCCGTAGCGCAGGCACCGCTGGTCGTGGACGAAACCAGCCGCCTGAATGCGCTGCTGCGCCGGGCTGAAGCAGAGGCTTTCACCTTCAGCGATCAGCAGGTGCTGCAAGGCCTCTTGCCCCACCTGCAGGGTGGCCCCATCACGCTGGCGGCATTGCCAGTGGACACCGCCGAGGACGCTGTGCGCGTGCTGCATGCCGTGGGAGCGGCGCGTTCTGCCGAAGGGCGTCGCCTGATACAGGCTCGCAAGATGGCAGGGCAGGTGAGCACGACCTACTTCCAAGCCGACGACTACGAGTTGCGCGTCGAACCACAGGATGGGATGGACATGCCGTCCAGCAGGGCCGGTGGCGCCGATAGGAGGCACTGA
- a CDS encoding DUF4194 domain-containing protein, with amino-acid sequence MLQSLAQYIEQRLATEGAANVKPARFAELAGRLLASGVVWREHSRPEAALYDDAIQCEQLLREWFACIGFVLVHDSDARLLRLYPPGEGGGDGEEDGVRRLRARLSRDFVAAVIALRFLYTEALTGRRSLVDERLAISLEELSQAVVSLLAHKLPNAASERMALLRELRKHRVLHFVESDDAGDMQMGLAVLRPVMSFVSDEALEEALRMVGRQTPPAPAVKSATEGGA; translated from the coding sequence ATGCTGCAATCCCTGGCTCAATACATCGAACAGCGGCTGGCGACCGAAGGCGCCGCCAACGTCAAGCCCGCACGCTTTGCCGAATTGGCCGGGCGGCTGCTGGCCAGCGGTGTGGTGTGGCGCGAGCATTCCCGCCCCGAGGCCGCGCTGTACGACGACGCCATCCAATGCGAGCAGTTGCTGCGCGAATGGTTCGCCTGCATCGGCTTCGTGCTGGTTCACGACAGCGATGCCCGCCTGCTGCGGCTGTACCCACCCGGCGAGGGCGGGGGGGACGGCGAGGAAGACGGTGTGCGCCGCTTGCGCGCCCGACTGTCGCGTGACTTCGTGGCCGCGGTGATCGCCCTGCGTTTTCTCTACACCGAGGCGCTCACCGGGCGCCGCTCACTGGTGGACGAACGCCTGGCCATCAGCCTGGAAGAGTTGTCACAAGCGGTGGTGTCGCTGCTGGCGCACAAGCTGCCCAATGCGGCCAGCGAGCGCATGGCCCTGTTGCGCGAACTGCGCAAACACCGTGTGCTGCATTTCGTCGAGAGTGATGACGCGGGCGACATGCAGATGGGCCTGGCCGTGCTGCGGCCGGTGATGAGCTTCGTCAGCGACGAGGCCCTGGAAGAGGCTTTGCGGATGGTGGGCCGCCAGACTCCCCCTGCGCCCGCCGTCAAATCAGCCACCGAGGGCGGCGCATGA
- a CDS encoding UvrD-helicase domain-containing protein: protein MAISPKIAMSDDFLKSFAKIPRQNQQAVLTFVAKFRQNPLAKGINYERINDAADANMRSVRINDNLRGIILKPETGDVYCLLWVDRHDDAYQWARRHRVAIHPDVGSLQVYAVQEVQSQAEESAASVEAWPNEGLFADLGDQEICKLGVPEDRLAAVRAVASEADLEALESQLPDEAFEALYLFAAGEPLDKILAERAPAEAVDPQDFGAALARDGTRRHFVVLTDDSDLEALLAAPLERWRVFLHPSQRKLVEGNKSGPVKVTGGAGTGKTVVAMHRARWLAKQYMDLPGHPVVFTTFTRTLAEDIRHSLALLCTPQELTKIQVVNLDQWASGLLRRFGYPYSLLYGGKQRRGFWQAALSALPAGSTASAAFLKAEYERVVLPQGCETAEDYMHARRIGRGGQLGRLQRKALWPVFAEYRAQLHAANLREPEEAFRDACQLIAQEKPQLGIRAMVVDEAQDISAAAYALIRAAVPVAENDLFIAGDAHQRIYRHKVALGRVGIEVRGRSRSLKVNYRTTDEIRRWACAQLAGVEIDDLDGNIDTLRGYRSLTHGELPEVLSSSTLQQDVEHILSVLAEGEAGGVEARRICIAVRTNDDLDELARALRQRGVACLKLDHGTMDEPADAGVRLATMHRVKGLEFDIVILAGYHGAEHYAEQFSHDEDIGVVGETETVERCLLHVAATRAKRQLIVLSRDAIVGDA from the coding sequence ATGGCAATTTCACCCAAAATCGCCATGTCGGACGACTTTCTGAAATCGTTCGCCAAGATACCGCGTCAAAACCAGCAGGCGGTGCTGACCTTTGTCGCCAAATTCCGTCAGAATCCGCTGGCCAAAGGCATCAACTACGAGCGCATCAACGATGCCGCCGATGCCAACATGCGCTCAGTGCGCATCAACGACAACCTGCGCGGCATCATCCTCAAACCGGAAACGGGCGATGTGTATTGCCTGTTGTGGGTGGATCGCCACGACGATGCCTATCAGTGGGCCAGGCGACATCGGGTTGCAATCCATCCGGACGTGGGCAGCCTGCAGGTCTATGCGGTGCAGGAAGTGCAGTCCCAAGCCGAGGAGAGCGCAGCTTCTGTCGAGGCATGGCCAAACGAGGGGTTGTTTGCGGACCTGGGTGACCAGGAAATTTGCAAGTTGGGCGTGCCGGAGGATCGTCTGGCGGCCGTTCGGGCAGTGGCATCAGAGGCCGACCTGGAAGCGCTTGAATCACAGTTGCCCGATGAAGCCTTCGAAGCCCTCTATCTGTTCGCAGCCGGAGAACCACTGGACAAGATATTGGCTGAGCGGGCGCCAGCCGAAGCTGTTGATCCACAAGACTTTGGCGCGGCGTTGGCGCGCGATGGCACACGTCGTCACTTCGTGGTCCTCACCGATGACAGCGACCTAGAGGCCTTGTTGGCTGCCCCCCTGGAGCGCTGGCGCGTGTTCCTTCATCCGAGCCAACGCAAGCTGGTTGAGGGCAACAAGAGCGGCCCCGTCAAGGTCACCGGCGGCGCAGGCACCGGCAAGACGGTGGTGGCTATGCACCGGGCACGCTGGCTGGCCAAGCAGTACATGGACCTCCCGGGACACCCGGTCGTCTTCACGACCTTCACTCGCACGCTGGCCGAGGACATCCGCCACAGCCTGGCCTTACTGTGCACGCCACAGGAATTGACCAAGATTCAAGTTGTCAACCTGGATCAATGGGCTTCAGGCCTGCTGCGCCGCTTCGGTTATCCGTACAGTCTGCTCTATGGCGGGAAACAACGCCGTGGTTTCTGGCAAGCCGCCTTGTCCGCGCTTCCAGCTGGTTCGACTGCTAGTGCCGCATTCTTGAAAGCGGAGTATGAGCGCGTGGTTTTGCCCCAAGGTTGCGAGACGGCGGAGGATTACATGCACGCCCGTCGCATCGGACGTGGCGGACAATTAGGCCGCTTGCAGCGCAAGGCCTTGTGGCCGGTGTTTGCCGAATACCGGGCACAACTGCACGCGGCCAATCTGCGCGAACCCGAGGAAGCCTTCCGCGATGCCTGCCAGTTGATTGCGCAGGAAAAACCGCAGCTCGGCATCCGCGCCATGGTGGTGGATGAAGCGCAGGACATCAGCGCCGCTGCTTATGCGTTGATTCGCGCCGCTGTGCCCGTGGCCGAAAACGACTTGTTCATTGCCGGTGACGCTCACCAGCGCATCTATCGCCACAAGGTGGCGCTCGGACGGGTAGGGATCGAAGTGCGCGGCCGCAGCCGTTCTCTCAAGGTCAACTACCGTACAACGGATGAAATTCGACGTTGGGCCTGTGCACAGCTAGCAGGTGTCGAAATCGATGACCTGGACGGAAACATCGATACCTTGCGAGGCTATCGGTCCCTAACTCACGGTGAATTGCCAGAAGTCCTTTCATCTTCAACCTTGCAGCAAGATGTGGAGCACATACTGTCAGTCCTTGCAGAGGGAGAAGCCGGCGGCGTCGAGGCCAGGCGAATTTGCATTGCGGTTCGTACCAACGACGATCTGGACGAACTGGCCCGTGCTTTACGGCAACGTGGTGTGGCCTGTCTCAAACTGGATCACGGCACGATGGATGAACCTGCGGATGCTGGTGTCCGGCTGGCCACCATGCATCGCGTCAAGGGGTTGGAGTTCGACATCGTCATCTTGGCGGGCTACCACGGTGCGGAACACTATGCCGAGCAGTTCAGCCACGATGAAGATATCGGCGTTGTTGGGGAAACAGAAACTGTGGAGCGGTGTTTATTGCATGTCGCAGCAACGCGAGCTAAACGGCAACTGATCGTACTGTCCCGGGATGCAATAGTTGGTGATGCATAG